In Burkholderia sp. GAS332, one DNA window encodes the following:
- a CDS encoding Thiol-disulfide isomerase or thioredoxin, translating to MSSTPSTAARRANPIRYIIIAVVAIAIAIAGYFAFAGQQRVPDATFTLLSGQKVSTADLKGKVYLVNFWATSCDTCMKEMPQMVQTYNRFKGKGLEFVAVAMNYDAPMYVTNYTQTRQLPFKVAMDDGSAAKQFGNVQLTPTTFLVDKDGKILKRYVGEPQFAELDKLLEKALNAA from the coding sequence ATGAGCTCCACCCCGTCTACCGCCGCACGGCGCGCGAATCCGATTCGCTATATCATCATCGCCGTCGTGGCCATCGCGATTGCGATTGCCGGCTATTTTGCGTTCGCCGGCCAGCAGCGCGTGCCCGATGCGACCTTCACGTTGCTGTCGGGCCAGAAAGTCTCGACCGCCGACCTGAAGGGCAAGGTCTACCTGGTCAACTTCTGGGCGACCAGCTGCGACACCTGCATGAAAGAAATGCCGCAGATGGTCCAGACCTATAACCGCTTCAAGGGCAAAGGGCTCGAATTCGTCGCCGTCGCGATGAACTACGACGCGCCGATGTACGTGACCAACTACACGCAAACGCGCCAGTTGCCGTTCAAGGTTGCAATGGACGACGGCTCGGCCGCCAAGCAGTTCGGCAACGTCCAGCTCACGCCGACCACCTTCCTGGTCGACAAGGACGGCAAGATTCTGAAGCGCTACGTCGGCGAGCCGCAATTCGCGGAACTCGACAAGTTGCTGGAAAAGGCGCTGAACGCAGCCTGA